In the genome of Pirellulales bacterium, the window GAGGGAGAGACGGAGAGGGGGGACAAGGGGAGTACGGTTGCGCAGAGCCGGTGCGGCTGGCTCACGCCATTCCGCTTGCGGAGCAAGCGGGCTACGTAGCCCGCTCACTGCGTGAGCGGAGCGGCTTTGCAAGCCAATCAGGCCTCATGGGACGGAAGACGTTGTGGCAGGCTCGCGCCGTCCCGCTTGCGGAGCAAGCGGGCTACGCGTCACTCACTCTATGCACAACTCAGCCGATACGGCGGCCAGATAAACGGCTGCTGTCTCGACGCGCAGGATGCGGCGGCCAAGACTGACGAACGGCCAACCGTGCCGTTGCGCGACATCCAGCTCGTGCTCGCTGAATCCTCCCTCGGGACCGATGAGCCATGTCAACGCCGTCGCGGCCGATAACTTGAGGCCCGCCAAGAAGGATCCGACCGATTGCCTGCCGCTCGGGTCGGCCATCGCGCGGACCGCATCGCCCTCGGACGCCGCGGTGATGCAATCGAGGCAATCGACCGGCGAAGCGATTTCCATCAGCCGGTTGCGGCCGCATTGTTTCGATGCTTCAATGACGGTCCGACGCAGCCGAACGAGTGCTTTGTCGATCGGTTGCGCGACGCCGCGCTCGGTCACGAGCGGTTGCAGCCGGTGTACGCCCAGCTCGACGGCCTTCTCGACCAGCCACCGCTGACGGTCGCCCTTGGGCAACGCCACGGCCAGCGTGATCCGGAGAGGCAGCTCGCGATCGACTTCGCGCCGCTCAAGTAGATCCAGTTCGACTTGGCGACGGCCGATGCCCGCCACCCGCGCCTGCCATTCGGCCCCGCTGCCGTCGAACACCACGACTTCATCGCCCGTGCGTGCCCGCATGACGTGCGCCAGGTGGCGCGCCTCTTCCTCCACCAGGCGCGTCTGGCCGCCGTGGACCGGTTCGGCAACGAAGTAACGCTCGGACATCGAATCTCCGCACAGGCTCAAGACTCCGGCCGTATTTTACCGATGGTGATGAAGGTGCGGAACCGGCCGATCGTGCCGCGCACCCGCCGAGGAGCGACGGAGAAAGGCCCGATGTACGAAGTCTATTGGGGTTTGCGCACGCCGCCTTTTCGCCAAGGGGGCCTGGAAAACTACGTCTCCAGCCCGGTCCACGACGAGGCTCTGGCCCGCCTGCATTACCTGGTCGAGGCAAATCACCGCCTCGGCCTGCTGTTGGGGGCGCCGGCCAGCGGCAAATCGCTGGTGCTGGACGTGGCCGCACAGCAATGGCGGGGCGTCGGTGCGACGGTCGCCGTGGTCAATCTGGTGGCGCGCGACGCGCGTGAAACGCTCTGGTCGCTCGCCAGCGGCTGGGGTCTCGACCTCGACGTGCGGATGGGCCAGCTCGAAATCTGGCGGGCCATTTCCGATCGGCTCGCCGAGGGACGCTGGCAGCAGGTTCCGGTCATCGCCCTGTTGGACGACGCCCACCGGGCAACGAGCGACGTGCTCGACCAGGTGTTGCGGCTGGCGCATTGCGAGCCGACCGCCGAGAGCCGGTTGACCGTCGTGCTGGCCGCGCAAACCGACCGCTTCAGCGAGTTGGGCCGGCGGCTGTTGGGTTTGGTCGAGCTGCGGATCGACCTGGCGGCCTGGGACCTGACCGACACGCACAACTACCTGACACACTGCCTGGCCCAAGCGGGGCGGCCGCAGTCGGCCTTTGCCGAAGACGCCGTGATGCGCATTCACGAGTTGTCGGAAGGCATCGTGGGCCGCATTGCCCGACTGGCCGAACTCAGCCTGCTGGCCGCCGCGGGCAGCCAGCTTTCGCTGGTCGATGCGCACACCGTCGAAACGGTTTACGACGAGCTGGGCGTAATGGAGACGGCGGTGCCTGTGTAGCCCGCCGCGATGCGTCGGGCACCAGGATCCTACGTTCGCGCCTTCCAGAGCGACGGATCGCGGTGCCGCGCTTCGACAGTTTCCCATGGAACAACGTCATCAGGGTTGCGGTCAAGCTCGTCGCAACGGCGATCAAGCTCCGCTTTCATCTCGTCGTCAATCGACGGCTCGTGTCCCTGCTCGATCAGGCCGTCCCAGATGCTGTCGATGAGACGTAAACGATCTTCGACAGGCCGGGTGTTGACTTCCGAGTAAACGGCTTGCATGTCCATCAATGATGCTCCGTAAAAACCAGATGCACCTCATGAGTACAGCGGCGAAAATCGCTGGAATCGAGATCACGCGACCGCTTAGTCTGGGTCGCAATACTGGTCGAACCCCAGCCACAAGCCGCGAGCGTAACGGAAGAACCAGAGGGGGAAGACGACGACAAACACCAGCAGCCCGGCGAGCAGGCTGCGATCGCTGAGTGTCGTGGCGAAAAAGAGCGTGAAATAGACGACGGTCACGATCAGCGCCGTCAGGCCATAGTTGAAGTAGATCGAGCCGAGGTAAAAGCCCGGTTCCTGCTTAAAGTCCAGGCCGCATTCGTCACACCGCGGCCGCATCGAGAACCAACCGTCGAACAGCCGTGAACGTCCGCAACGCGGGCAGCGCAGCCGGCAGCAGCGAAACAACGTGCGCCAGAACGGCAGTCGCACCTTCGTCGAATCGTCATGTGCGGCAGGCATCTCTTTAGCATGACCGTTGCGGGCCAAGCGAGCAATGTCGCCGATTTTTTCCGCTGAAGACGAGGTTCGTCCCCAATTCGACTGGAAACCGAAACCATTGCCTGCTAAGAAGATCGGTTCGTCCGCCACCGGTCGCATGAAACCGAATTCCTCAATCAACGTAGAATAGTAGGCAAAGCGATGCCGGCTGCGAGCGAATAACCAAGCAGGCCGGATGCGCATTCGCCCAACCTAGAACCGAGGTCCACTGCCGATGTACTTTTTCGATCCCGTCTATTTCCTCTATATCGCTCCCGCTTTGTTGTTGGCGGTCTGGGCGCAGTTTCGCGTCCGCTCGGCCTACGCCGAAGCCCAGCAGGTGCCTGCGCCCATGAGCGGCGCCGAAGCGGCGAGGCGCGTCCTCGACTCCGCCGGGCTGTATAATGTCGAGATCGAGCCGGTCGCGGGCGAATTGAGCGACCACTATGATCCGCACGACAAAGTGCTACGGTTGAGCAGCGGGGTCTACGGCAACCGATCGATGGCGGCCGTCGGCATCGCCGCCCACGAAGCGGGGCATGCTTTGCAGCACGCCCTGAACTACGCTCCGCTGGTCGTTCGCAATCTGGCCGTGCCCGCCGCGAACTTTGGCAGCGGCATCAGCTACATCCTGCTCATCGCCGGCTTCCTGCTTCATTTTTCCATGCTGATTTGGACGGGAATCCTGCTGTTCGGCTGCGTGGTGTTCTTCCAGGTCGTGAACCTGCCCGTGGAGTTCGACGCCAGCGCACGGGCCAAAGACGAGCTCGTTTCGCTCGGCATCATCAACCAGGACGGCCTGGTCTACGTGCGTCGCGTGTTGAATGCGGCCGCATGGACCTACGTCGCCGCCACGCTTCAAAGCCTGTTGATCCTGCTGTACTACATCATGCGGTTTACGGGCAACCAGCGAGACTGACGGTGCCGATTTCGGCCATTCCCCCTACTTCTGCAAGATGAGCTTACCGCTCCGCGTAAGTCGCAGACGATAGGTGTTGGGTCCGTGCTCGATCAACACCTCCACTTGGCCTTGCAAAAGGTCAGCGGATCGAAGCGTGCGCACTCCGCGGCCGCCCATTTGCGGCGCGGCGATCTGCTCTGGTGGCGGGCACTTGTTCGGCATCGGCGGGTCGTGTGACACTGAAAAGCAGTCGTCGATAAGGTTGGATTCACGTCGATCTTAGGCTTATTGAGACTCGGTGTCAATAATTTCTGCGGCACGCTCTTGACGGACGAACCGGCTCGGCTATACTTGGATTCGTTGTTGATACGAAGTCTCAATTAGAGGCTTCGGCTCTCTCACCCGCGAGCCCGCCAGCCCGGCCATCAGGCCCCCGCCCGCCAGCCACGCTCGTTCCTTTTGTGGCACCCGAATTCCTTGGAGGTTGTTATGCGCCGTCGCTCTGCGTTCACGCTGGTGGAATTGTTGGTGGTTATCGCCATTGTCGGCATCTTGGTGGCTCTGTTGTTGCCTGCCGTGCAGGCCGCGCGCGAAAGCGCGCGGCGCACGCAGTGCGTCAACAATCTGAAGCAGATCGGCATCGCTTGCCAGAATTACCATGATGCGACGTGTCACTTGCCGCCCGGCTACTGCGCCGCCGGCGCGTACGTCGACGGAGCAACGGACACGACTCCGGGCTGGGGCTGGCAGGCGTTCCTGCTGCCCTACATGGACCAGCGCGCGCTGTATGAGGCCGTCAATTTCAACCTCGCCATTGAAAACCCCGCCAATGCCCGAGCGGCCCAGACTTGGATCGCGCCGTATATCTGCCCCTCGGACTTGCCGCCTCCGCCGCAATCGCCGTATGCCGTGCCGGACGCGAATGGAAACGTCGTGGGCCCGGCGGCGCCCTCCAGCTATGCCGCTTGCGTGGGCAGCGATGAGTCGGACGTGTTCGCTCCGACTGGCAATGGAATCTTCTACCGCAACAGTGGAATGCGGTTCGCCGAGATCGTCGACGGGACGACCTTTACCATCCTGGTCGGCGAAAAAGCGTGGGCCAAACAATCGACCATCTGGGCCGGGGCGATGAATCGAGGCGTGCTGGTGCGGGGCAAGCTCAACAACTGCCAGCCCGAAGTGCCGGGCATGTATTATCCCGCGGCGGCACTCGTGCTGTCGCACGCCCACCTGAACAACGCCGAGATCGACGGCGACGGCAGCGCGGGCATGGATGATTTTTCGAGCATGCACCCGGCCGGCTCGAACTTCGTCTTCGCGGACGGCTCGGTCCACTTCATCCAAAGCATCAGTATGGACGGCCCGAACGGATACACCGGCGAGGATTTGATCTTTCAACGGCTGGGGACCCGCACGGACGGGCTGACCGTTCCCGGCGACTTTCTGAAGTGACGAGCCGG includes:
- a CDS encoding 16S rRNA (uracil(1498)-N(3))-methyltransferase; protein product: MSERYFVAEPVHGGQTRLVEEEARHLAHVMRARTGDEVVVFDGSGAEWQARVAGIGRRQVELDLLERREVDRELPLRITLAVALPKGDRQRWLVEKAVELGVHRLQPLVTERGVAQPIDKALVRLRRTVIEASKQCGRNRLMEIASPVDCLDCITAASEGDAVRAMADPSGRQSVGSFLAGLKLSAATALTWLIGPEGGFSEHELDVAQRHGWPFVSLGRRILRVETAAVYLAAVSAELCIE
- a CDS encoding AAA family ATPase, with protein sequence MYEVYWGLRTPPFRQGGLENYVSSPVHDEALARLHYLVEANHRLGLLLGAPASGKSLVLDVAAQQWRGVGATVAVVNLVARDARETLWSLASGWGLDLDVRMGQLEIWRAISDRLAEGRWQQVPVIALLDDAHRATSDVLDQVLRLAHCEPTAESRLTVVLAAQTDRFSELGRRLLGLVELRIDLAAWDLTDTHNYLTHCLAQAGRPQSAFAEDAVMRIHELSEGIVGRIARLAELSLLAAAGSQLSLVDAHTVETVYDELGVMETAVPV
- a CDS encoding addiction module protein, with translation MDMQAVYSEVNTRPVEDRLRLIDSIWDGLIEQGHEPSIDDEMKAELDRRCDELDRNPDDVVPWETVEARHRDPSLWKART
- a CDS encoding DUF983 domain-containing protein; translation: MPAAHDDSTKVRLPFWRTLFRCCRLRCPRCGRSRLFDGWFSMRPRCDECGLDFKQEPGFYLGSIYFNYGLTALIVTVVYFTLFFATTLSDRSLLAGLLVFVVVFPLWFFRYARGLWLGFDQYCDPD
- a CDS encoding zinc metallopeptidase, giving the protein MYFFDPVYFLYIAPALLLAVWAQFRVRSAYAEAQQVPAPMSGAEAARRVLDSAGLYNVEIEPVAGELSDHYDPHDKVLRLSSGVYGNRSMAAVGIAAHEAGHALQHALNYAPLVVRNLAVPAANFGSGISYILLIAGFLLHFSMLIWTGILLFGCVVFFQVVNLPVEFDASARAKDELVSLGIINQDGLVYVRRVLNAAAWTYVAATLQSLLILLYYIMRFTGNQRD
- a CDS encoding hemin uptake protein HemP; protein product: MPNKCPPPEQIAAPQMGGRGVRTLRSADLLQGQVEVLIEHGPNTYRLRLTRSGKLILQK
- a CDS encoding DUF1559 domain-containing protein, which produces MRRRSAFTLVELLVVIAIVGILVALLLPAVQAARESARRTQCVNNLKQIGIACQNYHDATCHLPPGYCAAGAYVDGATDTTPGWGWQAFLLPYMDQRALYEAVNFNLAIENPANARAAQTWIAPYICPSDLPPPPQSPYAVPDANGNVVGPAAPSSYAACVGSDESDVFAPTGNGIFYRNSGMRFAEIVDGTTFTILVGEKAWAKQSTIWAGAMNRGVLVRGKLNNCQPEVPGMYYPAAALVLSHAHLNNAEIDGDGSAGMDDFSSMHPAGSNFVFADGSVHFIQSISMDGPNGYTGEDLIFQRLGTRTDGLTVPGDFLK